A stretch of Candidatus Hydrogenedentota bacterium DNA encodes these proteins:
- a CDS encoding AraC family transcriptional regulator — protein sequence MRLGLAARIARWAERTEDGATAIPALFLFQHEAPTEPVSYMLGPNVCLIAQGSKRVVLGEEVYIYDAHQYLVTSLGLPVIVEITEASREKPYLGLRLELDQRAMAQLMVDSSLPLPKAQQASRGIAVSKVSLPLLHAFHRLIDLLDEPDSIPVLAPLIQREILYRLLVGEQGLRLRQIAAAGTQSHQISRAVDWLKGNFSKPLHVDDLAAYVNMSTSTFHHHFRALTAMSPLQFQKFMRLNEARRLMLVEHLEAAAAAYQVGYESPSQFSREYNRLFGQPPLRDISSLREAVAE from the coding sequence ATGCGGTTGGGGTTGGCTGCGCGAATTGCACGATGGGCCGAGCGGACGGAAGACGGCGCTACCGCAATCCCTGCGCTCTTTCTCTTTCAACATGAAGCGCCCACGGAGCCGGTCAGCTATATGCTGGGGCCGAACGTCTGCCTGATTGCACAAGGCAGCAAACGAGTCGTGTTGGGAGAAGAAGTATATATTTATGATGCGCACCAATACCTGGTCACTTCGCTGGGCCTTCCTGTGATAGTGGAGATTACTGAGGCAAGCAGAGAGAAGCCGTATCTTGGGCTGAGACTGGAGCTTGACCAGCGGGCGATGGCGCAATTGATGGTGGACAGTAGTCTTCCGCTGCCAAAGGCGCAACAGGCGAGCCGAGGAATAGCCGTCAGCAAAGTTTCGTTGCCCTTGCTCCACGCCTTCCACAGGCTAATCGATCTGCTTGATGAGCCTGACAGCATTCCTGTTCTTGCTCCACTCATCCAACGGGAAATCCTCTACCGCCTGCTCGTGGGAGAGCAAGGCCTGCGCTTGCGACAGATTGCAGCTGCGGGAACCCAGAGCCATCAGATTTCACGTGCAGTTGACTGGCTGAAAGGTAATTTCAGCAAACCCCTTCATGTTGACGATCTGGCGGCATATGTCAACATGAGCACCTCGACCTTCCACCATCACTTTCGGGCTTTAACGGCCATGAGCCCTCTGCAGTTCCAGAAGTTTATGCGACTCAATGAAGCGAGACGCTTGATGCTTGTGGAACATTTGGAAGCAGCGGCCGCGGCGTACCAAGTTGGTTACGAAAGCCCCTCCCAGTTCAGCCGCGAGTACAATCGCCTTTTCGGCCAGCCGCCTCTACGCGACATTAGCAGTTTGCGAGAGGCAGTCGCTGAATAA